A stretch of the Festucalex cinctus isolate MCC-2025b chromosome 20, RoL_Fcin_1.0, whole genome shotgun sequence genome encodes the following:
- the LOC144008963 gene encoding uncharacterized protein LOC144008963, translated as MTSGSLQKIFLLAAVLVALAQCQPGKPTECCKKVSFKEITEEVHAYRVGIPQAPCLPAVIFYTKDSFYCAAIRAPWVRQKAAAIEQAAAAARALSTRLPSKSSLLSILTSTASAPSSSSSSSS; from the exons ATGACCTCCGGAAGCCTGCAGAAGATTTTCTTGTTGGCCGCCGTTCTGGTGGCCTTGGCCCAGTGCCAACCAGGGAAGCCCACCGAATGCTGCAAGAAGGTGAGCTTCAAGGAGATCACGGAGGAAGTCCACGCGTACCGAGTGGGGATTCCGCAAGCGCCGTGCCTGCCTGCCGTCAT TTTCTACACCAAAGACAGTTTCTACTGCGCGGCAATCCGAGCCCCGTGGGTCCGCCAGAAGGCCGCCGCCATCGA gcaggccgccgccgccgcccgggcgCTGTCCACCAGGTTGCCGTCCAAAAGCTCGCTGCTCTCCATCCTCACCTCCACCGCCTCCGccccttcatcatcatcatcatcatcatcttaa
- the LOC144009639 gene encoding uncharacterized protein LOC144009639 translates to MTSGSLQIFLLAAVVVALVQCQPGKPTECCKKVSYKEITEEVYAYRVQRPQAPCLPAVIFYTADNFYCVAINAPWARQKAAAISNAAAAAARSLTTSPPSESSLLTILTSTSAAPSSSPPSSSTSSSPSTSPSSSSPSSSSFSPRLRPTTLH, encoded by the exons ATGACCTCCGGAAGCCTGCAGATTTTCTTGTTGGCCGCTGTTGTGGTGGCCTTGGTCCAGTGCCAACCGGGGAAGCCCACCGAATGCTGCAAGAAGGTGAGCTACAAGGAGATCACTGAGGAAGTCTACGCGTACCGAGTGCAGAGGCCGCAagctccgtgcctgcctgccGTCAT CTTCTACACCGCCGATAACTTCTACTGCGTTGCAATCAACGCCCCGTGGGCTCGCCAGAAGGCCGCGGCCATCAG CAacgctgccgctgccgccgctcgGTCTTTGACCACCAGCCCGCCGTCCGAAAGCTCGCTTCTCACCATCCTCACTTCCACCTCCGCTGCCCCTTCATCAtctccaccatcatcatcaacatcatcctCACCTTCCACCTCCCCATCATCATCCTCACCTTCATCTTCCTCCTTCTCCCCTCGCCTCCGTCCCACCACACTTCACTAA
- the LOC144009421 gene encoding vasoactive intestinal polypeptide receptor 2-like has protein sequence MRFVLMLVFLAHEAAGRFPLCHFTWEMKRASQECHAGLQRRAAPPAGCAGEWDNASCWHSAAVGEVVTQPCPAPLLHLFGKKGNLSRKCTPQGWSDVYPVIAAACSSNDTDQPNELVFYKVVMVLSTLGHSLSLISLLSSTVIIALFRRLHCTRNYIHINLFASFMLRGVAVLTKDLLLFYSEEEDALDCSVQPSLVGCKSSLVFLNYSIMANFFWLLVEALYLHTLLLVIHARCARLSVFMLIGWGIPCVFTVAWILCRLHLDDTWCWERNDNPIPGRVLDWPILACVVINFILFISIIRILVQKLRCTDVGGNEQSQYKRLAKSTLLLIPLFGINYVVFVHLMEPTDKTMRRVKIFFELGLGSFQGLIVAVLYCFLNCEVQGELRRMRRSLSLKRYVQGGNGDCGLRAASLAPNGAEHSAPFASRNTRASILQTETFLL, from the exons ATGAGGTTCGTCCTGATGCTCGTCTTCCTCGCGCATGAG GCGGCTGGCAGATTTCCTCTCTGCCACTTCACCTGGGAGATGAAGCGGGCGAGCCAAGAGTGTCACGCTGGTCTGCAGCGGCGCGCGGCGCCCCCCGCAG GATGTGCAGGCGAGTGGGATAACGCTTCGTGCTGGCACAGCGCCGCGGTGGGCGAGGTCGTCACCCAACCCTGCCCCGCCCCCCTCCTGCACCTGTTTGGGAAGAAGG GTAATCTGAGCAGGAAGTGCACCCCTCAAGGATGGTCAGATGTTTACCCCGTCATCGCCGCCGCCTGCTCGTCCAACGACACCGACCAACCCAACGAG CTCGTGTTCTACAAAGTGGTGATGGTTCTGTCCACGCTGGGTCACAGCTTATCTCTCATCAGTCTTCTCAGCAGCACTGTCATCATCGCCCTCTTCAG gagGCTCCATTGCACGAGGAACTACATCCACATCAACCTGTTTGCGTCCTTCATGCTGAGGGGCGTGGCCGTGCTGACCAAAGATCTCTTGCTGTTCTACAGTGAAGAGGAGGACGCGCTGGACTGCAGCGTTCAGCCCTCGCTG gtGGGCTGTAAGAGCAGCCTGGTGTTCCTCAACTACTCCATCATGGCCAACTTCTTCTGGCTGCTGGTGGAGGCGCTCTACCTTCACACGCTGCTGCTGGTGATCCACGCCCGCTGCGCCCGACTCTCCGTCTTCATGCTGATTGGCTGGG GAATCCCGTGCGTGTTCACGGTGGCGTGGATCCTTTGCCGGCTACACTTGGATGACACCTG gtgCTGGGAAAGGAACGACAACCCGATCCCCGGCAGAGTGTTGGACTGGCCCATCTTGGCGTGTGTCGTG ATCAACTTCATCCTGTTCATCAGCATCATCCGCATCCTGGTGCAGAAACTGCGATGCACCGACGTGGGCGGCAACGAGCAGTCGCAGTACAA GCGTCTGGCCAAGTCCACCCTCCTGCTCATCCCGCTGTTTGGGATCAACTACGTGGTCTTCGTCCACCTAATGGAGCCCACCGATAAAACCATGCGGCGCGTCAAGATCTTCTTTGAGCTGGGCCTTGGATCCTTCCAG GGTCTTATTGTGGCAGTTCTGTACTGCTTCCTCAACTGTGAG gtGCAGGGCGAGTTGCGGAGGATGCGCAGGAGCTTGTCCCTCAAGCGTTACGTGCAGGGTGGCAACGGCGATTGCGGCCTGCGTGCCGCATCGCTGGCCCCCAACGGCGCCGAACACTCGGCCCCATTCGCCAGCAGGAACACTCGAGCGTCCATCTTGCAGACGGAGACCTTTCTCTTGTGA